Genomic DNA from Chanos chanos chromosome 6, fChaCha1.1, whole genome shotgun sequence:
TCTGCTGTGTCAAAGGCAGCAGTGAGGAAAAGAGAGCTATGACAGACAGGTTGTCTGAGTCTCTGTGAACTTTCAGATCGTTTAAAATCTTGAGAAGCGCAATGGTGAAACCAAAAGCAAGAGCatgatttttttcattgagGTTATTTGTGTCAAGATAGTCATTAAGTTGTATGGACACTACTTTCTTAATTATTTGGCCAAGAAAAGGAAGATTAGAGATCAATCCATAGCTCAGTCTGGTCAAGATTTCATTTCGTTAGCTGAGGCCTGACAAGAGCAGTTTTAAGGTTAGAGAATAAATACATTGTAGTGATTGATTTTGCTATTTTAGTTGTGTTCAAATTGGAAATTCCTCTGGGATGAACTTGATGCattttatctgtgtctctcGTCTTCAATCACAGACATTTTCGCTAAAGATCTGGAAAGCTTTTCAAGGTAAGGATCAGCTGAGCTGTCAAAAATCGCTTTAACACAATGAAGAGTGATTAAATGACCTCTACATTTACAGTACAATAACCATAGATAAGAATCATAATATactcctgtctgtgtttttgtgagtgcaTATGTATCTATAGCTCTGTGTGTACATTacgtgtgttagtatgtgtgtgtgtgtgtgtatatatatatatatttatataaataatatttgtgtgtaaatattcGTCACTATGCCTGAATGCGATTTCAGACATGCAAAAAGAAACACCGTCATGGCAGATGATGTGAAGCTCGTGGCCAGACGTAGCACTGCACTGGTGAGTCATGTCTCACTCTTACACCATTCAGCATGTAAAGAAGGCCTCCATGGCCAAATCACTCTTACACCATTCAGCATGTAAAGAAGGCCTCCATGGCTGAATCACTCTTACACCATTCAGCATGTAAAGAAGGCCTCCATGGCCAAATCACTCTTAGATCATTCAGCATGTAAAGAAGGCCTCCATGGCCGAATCACTCTTACACCATTCAGCATGTAAAGAAGTCCCTACTTAAACGGAGGAATTTCATTCACGCACTGAATCATAAGCCACCTGTCAATCCTTATAATGCACTCTGCTTCAGAGCAAATTCAGATCCCAATACCCACTGGCAGAATGGCTGAgatgtttgaaatattttgtggaCGTCTTCCATTTTAATCGCTCGAGGGGAGCAGATGGCAGGTCACATGTGGCATGTGTGAAGGCTTGTAAACCGACTCTTAAAATGACCTTTAAAACTAGCCAGCTTTTTCAACCACATCCACAATCACTCTTCGAATGCTATAAGCAGCGCAGGGTAAAGACTGACAGTTCCGATAGCCAATCAAGTGAAAGGATAGTGACTGTAGCTACTAGGCCAGTTTGTGTTGAAGGTGGCACGTGAGACACAGTGCTGGTCTAACATTGCTGTGTGATTTAGAAAGGATGACGGTTCTGATCACTCAACACgtttctttacttttaaaaGTCTAACTACATCCAAAGAAAGAGCGAGGAGCTTGCCAGCACCAACCAGgagcagagggagaagagaaagaagaacgCTGTCAAAAGAAAGAGTACAGATAtggacataaacacagagacgaCAGAGGACTAATAACATGGACAAGAACACAGAGGGGATAGAGGACTAATAATATAATATGGACGTGAACACAGAGGGGATAGAGGACTAATAACATGGACGTCACCCCAGAGGTGATAAGAGGACTAATATAATAATGTGGACGTGAACACAGAGGGGATAGAATACTAATAAGGCACGTTTAAAGGAACCACCCTCACTGAGTTCAGCGTTCTGTCATCCGAAAACGGGATTCTTTgagattctttcttttttgttgttaccTTGAATGTTTAATATcacaaactgtaaaaatgttGGGCTTCTTTGTCAAGAGAAGAAATgctgaaacagagaaacttGTTAATTGTACATGagttaattaaacaaaacagatgcaTCTGGTTtgagtattttattttagtgaGTGCAAAAACATGTCTTAatatggctgaaaaaaaaaaaaatatatatatatatatatatatatatatatatatatatatatatatacagctgCCAATTGTGTAAATAGAATAACGAAAGACTATGTAAAacattgaaatattttgaattcaAGACCGCTTGAAATATTTCAAGTTCTCTGGTGACTGCTGACTTCCTAAACACACTCTAAACCTCATTCTACACACCTAAAAAATTCTGAAGGCCATACCTTGTTTTCTGAATATGTACTGAttatttctgtaaataaaaaaagactacTGTCTAAAATTCAAGCTCCTGCTTTGTACCAACACATTTgatttgttaaaaaagaaagagccaATAGTGATTTCAGTCCGCCAATGAGAGTCTCCTTCCTGACCTGACTTCTCCGTACACAGCAGCAGTCAATAAACTAAACACTACCATACCATGGCAATCATTACCCGACATGAAACAAGATCGGGAGGGGGGAGGCCCGATTCAGCCGAAAAGGGGCTTCGGAAACTCTCCTGAGCTTCATCTTCCGTCACAAACCTGACCCCTCACCGTGGATTCAGCTGAAAACCTCGGCCAGCGGTCGCTCGGGGCCCCTAAACGTGTGAATTCAATTAgtcatgtctctttcttttgtgagaaaaaaaaacaacaaaaaaaaccaaacacacaggataAACCAGCACCATGAAACAAAGTTACCTATTCAAATTAAGTTTTTATTGGACAACTCCCTTCATTTGACAAGTCATGTAAAaatgcctttttgttttgttttttttggaaacactgAGCAACGGTCGAGGGGAACTTCACAAACACCCACAGCACTCCACATACAATTCTCACTTACACCAGCATTCACTTGCgttcctctctgtgtccctcagAGGGTGTCAGCCCCATCAAAGTTCACACTTACATATCAAAATACAAGAGAAtagagcacacacaccatacagcaTTCATTTCGGGTTATAGAGTCAAGACAAGATATTCAGCACAACATtccacaacatttttttttttgagctatTTAAGCACATCATTAGTATActaaaaggagaaagaaatgaagatttttttttttaaatatgtcgatatctaaagacaaaaaaaaaatgtgatcttGTGGTACATAGGAACAAACTGTCCTGTTTTGCAGggtcacaaaaagaaagaaagaaagaaagaaaaaaaaaaagaaaaaagaagaggcattttttttttttgaagcagctctcatacacacactctcacccaaAAAAATGCCACCCATCGCAGGCACAGccggcttctctctctctctctcatccaacAATCAGTCTGTTCGCTCGTTCTTTCGCTCCTTCCAcgctttctttatctctctctccgttcGCTCATTCTCAGCGTCTCACTCTTCGCCACCAATCGCACTCAAGgagaatctttttttgttttttttttttaaatgtcactttttgctcagttcttgtttttgtgtttttgtctaaaAAGCGGATAAAAAAGGGGACACCCACCGTCTG
This window encodes:
- the cenps gene encoding centromere protein S, with the translated sequence MDEDAAQRQRLKAAVHYTVGRLCQRVAADCDKEISKMAIAAIAETTFRQCDIFAKDLESFSRHAKRNTVMADDVKLVARRSTALSNYIQRKSEELASTNQEQREKRKKNAVKRKSTDMDINTETTED